A window of Chaetodon auriga isolate fChaAug3 chromosome 2, fChaAug3.hap1, whole genome shotgun sequence contains these coding sequences:
- the wdr1 gene encoding WD repeat-containing protein 1 isoform X1, producing MPHELKHIFASLPQMERGVAKVIGGDPKGNNFLYTNGKCVIIRNIENPAIADIYTEHAHPVTVAKYAPSGFYIASGDASGKIRIWDTTQKEHLLKYEYTPIAGKIKDIAWTEDSKRIAVVGDGREKFGAVFLWDSGSSVGEVSGHSKLINSVDIKQKRPYRLVTASDDTCGSFFEGPPFKFKFTLRDHSQFVNCVRFSPDGSRFATAGADCKIFIYDGANGERICSLGEEKAHKGGIYALSWSPDSSQLISASGDKTVKLWDVGAGTAVTTFNMGTDVADQQLGCLWQKDHLLSISLSGYINYLDKNNPDRPLRTVKGHSKSIQCLTVHRSDGRPYIYSGSHDGHINYWDAETGENDCFSGKGHSNQVSKLVTNDANELVTCSMDDTLRFTSMDKKEYSASDVVKMDFQPKSVSAADGGLSLAVCIGQIVLLKDKKKVFTLDNLGYEAEVGVIHPGGTTAAVGATDGKIHLYSIVGNTLKDEGKTVEVSGPITDMAYSNDGAYLAVIDEKKVATAFSVADDYSVKNQFYGHHAKPVSLAWSPDNEHFATGGMDMMVYVWTVADADTRIKLPDTHRLHHVSGLAWVDEHTLVTASHDASIKQWTITY from the exons ATGCCGCATGAACTGA AACATATATTCGCCAGTCTCCCACAGATGGAGAGGGGAGTTGCAAAAGTGATTGGCGGCGATCCCAAAGGCAACAACTTCCTGTATACCAATGGGAAGTGTGTCATCATCAGGAACATTGAA AATCCGGCTATAGCAGACATTTACACTGAACATGCCCATCCAGTGACTGTTGCCAAGTATGCCCCCAGTGGATTCTACATCGCATCTGGAG ATGCATCAGGAAAGATCCGTATCTGGGACACCACCCAGAAGGAGCACCTGCTCAAGTACGAGTACACCCCTATTGCAGGCAAGATCAAGGACATCGCCTGGACAGAGGATAGCAAGAGGATTGCTGTTGTCGGGGATGGACGAGAGAA GTTTGGGGCAGTGTTCCTGTGGGACAGCGGCTCCTCGGTCGGGGAAGTTTCCGGCCACTCTAAATTAATCAACAGCGTGGACATAAAGCAGAAACGCCCTTACCGCCTCGTTACTGCCAGCGATGACACCTGCGGGTCCTTCTTCGAGGGGCCTCCCTTCAAGTTCAAGTTCACATTACGT GACCACAGCCAGTTTGTCAACTGTGTTCGCTTCTCTCCAGATGGAAGTCGGTTTGCTACAGCTGGTGCTGATTGCAAG ATTTTCATCTATGATGGAGCAAATGGTGAGCGTATTTGCTCACTGGGTGAAGAGAAGGCCCACAAAGGAGGAATCTATGCT CTGAGCTGGAGCCCTGACAGCTCCCAACTGATCTCCGCCTCAGGGGACAAGACCGTGAAACTCTGGGACGTTGGTGCAGGTACGGCCGTCACCACCTTCAACATGGGCACCGATGTGGCAGACCAGCAGCTGGGCTGCCTGTGGCAGAAAGACCACCTCCTCAGCATCTCCTTGTCAGGATACATCAACTATCTGGACAAGAACAACCCTGATCGGCCCCTGCGCACGGTCAAG GGTCACAGCAAATCCATCCAGTGTCTGACAGTCCACAGAAGTGACGGGCGACCATACATCTACTCGGGGAGCCACGATGGACACATCA ATTACTGGGATGCAGAAACTGGGGAGAATGATTGCTTCTCTGGGAAGGGCCACAGCAACCAGGTGAGCAAGCTGGTGACTAATGACGCCAACGAGCTGGTGACGTGCAGCATGGACGACACACTGCGCTTCACCAGCATGGACAAGAAGGAGTACAG tGCCTCTGATGTGGTGAAGATGGATTTCCAGCCTAAAAGCGTgtcagcagcagatggagggcTGTCACTGGCTGTGTGCATTGGGCAG ATTGTCCTGCTGAAGGATAAGAAGAAGGTCTTCACATTGGACAATCTCGGCTATGAAGCAGAGGTTGGAGTCATCCACCCTGGCGGCACCACTGCTGCGGTGGGGGCAACA gatgGGAAAATCCATCTGTACTCCATTGTTGGCAACACTCTGAAGGACGAGGGTAAAACTGTCGAGGTCAGCGGGCCGATCACAGACATGGCTTACTCTAATGATGGAGCCTATCTGGCCGTCATCGACGAGAAGAAAGTTGCCACAGCTTTTTCTGTGGCTGACGACTACTCG GTCAAAAATCAGTTTTATGGACACCATGCCAAACCAGTGAGCTTGGCCTGGTCACCTGATAATGAGCACTTTGCTACTGGTGGGATGGACATGATGGTGTATGTCTGGACGGTTGCTGATGCAGACACGAGGATTAAGCTGCCAG ACACTCACCGGTTGCACCACGTGAGCGGCCTGGCCTGGGTAGATGAGCATACTCTAGTCACTGCCTCCCATGATGCCTCCATCAAGCAGTGGACTATTACATACTGA
- the wdr1 gene encoding WD repeat-containing protein 1 isoform X2, with amino-acid sequence MPHELKHIFASLPQMERGVAKVIGGDPKGNNFLYTNGKCVIIRNIENPAIADIYTEHAHPVTVAKYAPSGFYIASGDASGKIRIWDTTQKEHLLKYEYTPIAGKIKDIAWTEDSKRIAVVGDGREKFGAVFLWDSGSSVGEVSGHSKLINSVDIKQKRPYRLVTASDDTCGSFFEGPPFKFKFTLRDHSQFVNCVRFSPDGSRFATAGADCKIFIYDGANGERICSLGEEKAHKGGIYALSWSPDSSQLISASGDKTVKLWDVGAGTAVTTFNMGTDVADQQLGCLWQKDHLLSISLSGYINYLDKNNPDRPLRTVKGHSKSIQCLTVHRSDGRPYIYSGSHDGHINIWDAETGENDCFSGKGHSNQVSKLVTNDANELVTCSMDDTLRFTSMDKKEYSASDVVKMDFQPKSVSAADGGLSLAVCIGQIVLLKDKKKVFTLDNLGYEAEVGVIHPGGTTAAVGATDGKIHLYSIVGNTLKDEGKTVEVSGPITDMAYSNDGAYLAVIDEKKVATAFSVADDYSVKNQFYGHHAKPVSLAWSPDNEHFATGGMDMMVYVWTVADADTRIKLPDTHRLHHVSGLAWVDEHTLVTASHDASIKQWTITY; translated from the exons ATGCCGCATGAACTGA AACATATATTCGCCAGTCTCCCACAGATGGAGAGGGGAGTTGCAAAAGTGATTGGCGGCGATCCCAAAGGCAACAACTTCCTGTATACCAATGGGAAGTGTGTCATCATCAGGAACATTGAA AATCCGGCTATAGCAGACATTTACACTGAACATGCCCATCCAGTGACTGTTGCCAAGTATGCCCCCAGTGGATTCTACATCGCATCTGGAG ATGCATCAGGAAAGATCCGTATCTGGGACACCACCCAGAAGGAGCACCTGCTCAAGTACGAGTACACCCCTATTGCAGGCAAGATCAAGGACATCGCCTGGACAGAGGATAGCAAGAGGATTGCTGTTGTCGGGGATGGACGAGAGAA GTTTGGGGCAGTGTTCCTGTGGGACAGCGGCTCCTCGGTCGGGGAAGTTTCCGGCCACTCTAAATTAATCAACAGCGTGGACATAAAGCAGAAACGCCCTTACCGCCTCGTTACTGCCAGCGATGACACCTGCGGGTCCTTCTTCGAGGGGCCTCCCTTCAAGTTCAAGTTCACATTACGT GACCACAGCCAGTTTGTCAACTGTGTTCGCTTCTCTCCAGATGGAAGTCGGTTTGCTACAGCTGGTGCTGATTGCAAG ATTTTCATCTATGATGGAGCAAATGGTGAGCGTATTTGCTCACTGGGTGAAGAGAAGGCCCACAAAGGAGGAATCTATGCT CTGAGCTGGAGCCCTGACAGCTCCCAACTGATCTCCGCCTCAGGGGACAAGACCGTGAAACTCTGGGACGTTGGTGCAGGTACGGCCGTCACCACCTTCAACATGGGCACCGATGTGGCAGACCAGCAGCTGGGCTGCCTGTGGCAGAAAGACCACCTCCTCAGCATCTCCTTGTCAGGATACATCAACTATCTGGACAAGAACAACCCTGATCGGCCCCTGCGCACGGTCAAG GGTCACAGCAAATCCATCCAGTGTCTGACAGTCCACAGAAGTGACGGGCGACCATACATCTACTCGGGGAGCCACGATGGACACATCAATATC TGGGATGCAGAAACTGGGGAGAATGATTGCTTCTCTGGGAAGGGCCACAGCAACCAGGTGAGCAAGCTGGTGACTAATGACGCCAACGAGCTGGTGACGTGCAGCATGGACGACACACTGCGCTTCACCAGCATGGACAAGAAGGAGTACAG tGCCTCTGATGTGGTGAAGATGGATTTCCAGCCTAAAAGCGTgtcagcagcagatggagggcTGTCACTGGCTGTGTGCATTGGGCAG ATTGTCCTGCTGAAGGATAAGAAGAAGGTCTTCACATTGGACAATCTCGGCTATGAAGCAGAGGTTGGAGTCATCCACCCTGGCGGCACCACTGCTGCGGTGGGGGCAACA gatgGGAAAATCCATCTGTACTCCATTGTTGGCAACACTCTGAAGGACGAGGGTAAAACTGTCGAGGTCAGCGGGCCGATCACAGACATGGCTTACTCTAATGATGGAGCCTATCTGGCCGTCATCGACGAGAAGAAAGTTGCCACAGCTTTTTCTGTGGCTGACGACTACTCG GTCAAAAATCAGTTTTATGGACACCATGCCAAACCAGTGAGCTTGGCCTGGTCACCTGATAATGAGCACTTTGCTACTGGTGGGATGGACATGATGGTGTATGTCTGGACGGTTGCTGATGCAGACACGAGGATTAAGCTGCCAG ACACTCACCGGTTGCACCACGTGAGCGGCCTGGCCTGGGTAGATGAGCATACTCTAGTCACTGCCTCCCATGATGCCTCCATCAAGCAGTGGACTATTACATACTGA